Proteins from one Cyprinus carpio isolate SPL01 chromosome B15, ASM1834038v1, whole genome shotgun sequence genomic window:
- the LOC122139791 gene encoding proton myo-inositol cotransporter: protein MSRKSSDDYNLRSMSNLMGERRKRASDDGERSLIKAPSSASLSTAGPSATSPAPADLERAARKQLQQDVTPGFIYVLAVFSAIGGFLFGYDTGVVSGAMLLLKRDMNVTALWQELLVSGTVAAAAVSALLGAYLNGLFGRRVCILMASFTFAIGAIVLRSAPNKEALLVGRLVVGLGLGIASMTVPVYIAETSPPHMRGRLVTINTLFITAGQFTASVIDGAFSYMQHEGWRYMLGLSVVPALLQFLGFLFLPESPRWLIQKGLTQKARRVLSQIRGNQNIDEEYDTIKSSIEEEEKDCGGGAKIVLHALTYANNSKKHNYSHGSRILLN from the exons ATGTCCCGCAAATCCAGCGATGACTATAATCTGCGTAGTATGAGCAATCTGATGGGCGAGAGGAGGAAGCGAGCGTCGGATGATGGAGAGCGGAGTCTCATAAAGGCTCCGTCGAGCGCCAGCCTCAGCACCGCCGGTCCCTCAGCAACGTCCCCTGCGCCGGCGGACCTGGAGCGTGCTGCGCGCAAACAGCTCCAGCAGGATGTCACGCCGGGCTTCATCTACGTCCTGGCCGTGTTCTCCGCCATCGGCGGCTTTCTGTTCGGCTATGACACCGGGGTGGTGTCCGGAGCGATGCTTTTGCTCAAGAGGGACATGAATGTAACTGCCCTGTGGCAGGAGCTGCTGGTGTCCGGGACTGTTGCCGCGGCGGCGGTGTCCGCGCTGCTCGGCGCGTATCTCAACGGACTGTTCGGGCGGCGGGTGTGCATCCTCATGGCCAGCTTCACCTTCGCCATTGGGGCGATAGTGTTACGATCTGCACCTAATAAGGAGGCTCTGCTGGTTGGACGGCTCGTAGTGGGACTTGGGCTGG GTATTGCATCCATGACTGTTCCTGTGTACATTGCTGAAACCTCACCGCCCCACATGAGAGGACGCCTGGTCACTATCAACACTCTGTTCATCACAGCAGGCCAATTCACAGCCAGCGTTATTGATGGGGCCTTCAGCTACATGCAGCATGAAGGCTGGAG ATATATGCTGGGTCTGTCAGTGGTCCCTGCATTGCTGCAGTTTCTAGGGTTCCTTTTCCTACCCGAGAGTCCTCGCTGGCTCATCCAGAAAGGTCTTACCCAGAAGGCCCGGCGCGTACTCAGCCAAATCCGTGGCAACCAGAACATTGACGAGGAGTATGATACTATCAAAAGCAGCATTGAAGAGGAGGAAAAAGACTGTGGAGGAGGTGCGAAAATAGTCTTGCACGCACTCACATATGCAAATAACTCAAAGAAACACAATTACAGTCATGGTTCAAGGATTTTATTAAACTAA